In the Malaya genurostris strain Urasoe2022 chromosome 1, Malgen_1.1, whole genome shotgun sequence genome, one interval contains:
- the LOC131426382 gene encoding zinc finger protein 501-like: MQNLNSSHSNECAQNRIAEHEEPITEHKPINLRDYMVTAASKTGINHPWSEKQNDEKSQICFNGLANSTRDHQCQHCGKRFVSKRNLDIHIREHSREQSFNCDVCDEKFSTEELLTNHMLVHTGSDRYICDVCGRNCHDGSKLKRHKKIHTSDQLYQCDVCGKKFAHKCSLSAHMIRHTGDTRHKCHVCGKGFAFSTAVKVHMLVHTREQPYKCTECDACFSYKAALARHMFVHTGESPFKCDECGKAFKAKQYLTEHKRKHSGVRPYKCSVCDKRFFRGPHLTKHMLIHSGRRPMKCTECDKTFICQYYLSRHMLLHTSEGLYKCMVCDKECTSKYTLSAHMASHTDEYRYRCDVCGKGCSDSSWLREHKRVHTGERSFKCTACGKDFVHKNSLNRHLRVRHS; encoded by the exons ATGCAGAATTTAAATTCGTCACATTCGAATGAATGTGCGCAAAACAGAATCGCTGAACACGAAGAACCCATCACAGAACATAAACCTATCAATTTGAGAGATTACATGGTAACTGCTGCCAG CAAAACCGGAATTAATCACCCATGGAGTGAGAAACAGAACGACGAAAAATCGCAAATTTGCTTCAACGGTCTTGCCAATTCTACACGGGATCATCAATGCCAGCATTGCGGTAAACGATTCGTCAGTAAGCGGAATCTTGACATACATATTCGAGAACACAGCAGAGAACAGTCCTTCAATTGTGATGTTTGTGATGAAAAATTTTCCACTGAGGAACTCCTCACCAATCATATGCTCGTTCACACTGGTAGTGACCGATACATATGCGACGTTTGCGGAAGGAACTGCCACGATGGTTCTAAGTTGAAACGGCACAAAAAAATTCACACCAGTGACCAACTGTACCAATGTGACGTGTGTGGCAAAAAGTTTGCCCACAAATGTAGTCTATCCGCTCATATGATCCGACATACTGGTGATACTCGGcataaatgtcatgtgtgtggcAAAGGGTTTGCTTTTAGTACTGCCGTGAAGGTACACATGCTAGTTCATACACGAGAGCAACCATATAAGTGCACTGAGTGCGATGCATGTTTCTCCTACAAAGCTGCTTTAGCCCGACACATGTTTGTTCATACAGGCGAATCTCCGTTTAAGTGTGATGAGTGTGGCAAAGCTTTCAAAGCCAAACAATACTTGACCGAGCACAAGCGTAAGCATAGCGGTGTGCGGCCTTACAAATGTAGTGTATGTGACAAAAGATTCTTCCGCGGACCGCATTTGACCAAACACATGCTTATTCATTCTGGCAGACGGCCGATGAAATGCACTGAATGTGACAAGACGTTCATTTGCCAATATTACCTCTCGAGACATATGCTCCTTCACACAAGCGAGGGATTGTACAAATGCATGGTGTGCGATAAAGAATGCACCAGTAAATATACTTTATCGGCACACATGGCCTCTCACACGGATGAATATCGATACAGATGTGACGTGTGTGGGAAAGGATGCAGTGACAGTTCATGGTTGAGAGAACATAAACGCGTTCATACAGGCGAGCGGTCTTTCAAATGTACTGCATGTGGCAAAGACTTTGTTCATAAAAACTCCTTGAATAGACACCTGCGAGTACGACACTCATGA